ACGCCGGGATCCTGGCGCGGCTGGCGGATGTGGTGTCGGCTTTCATCGTGCGCGGCTGGGCGGAATGCGGCTGCGGCGACGCCACCGGTTGGGTGCAGGCGTTGCGCGATCCGCGCCTGGGTCGAGCCATCGTCGCGATGCATCGCGATCCGGGCCGCGACTGGACGGTGGCGGAACTGGCGGCGCAGATGGGCAGCTCGCGGTCGGTGTTCGCCGAGCGTTTCCTGGCCGTTACCGGCATGACGCCGCTGCGCTACCTGACGGAATTGCGCATGCGGTTGGCGGCGCAGTGGATCCGCGATGGGCGCAAGTCGATCGAAGGGGCGGCGTACGAATTGGGTTATGGCTCCCAAGCGGCATTCAGCCGCGCATTCAAACGCGTGGTTGGCCATACGCCGGGGGCGGTGCGGGCCTTGCAGTGAGGTTTCCAATTCGCGGACGAATACCGGAAACCCCGGGACACGGAGGCGGTACTGAGCCTGCGCATTATTCCCGGACTCTATGGAACCGTAGCCATGCAAAGGCCTCGCCCGGACTCAGCGTCGCTGAGTCCCTTTCATCCAACGACTGCCGTTTCCTCCGCACGGCAATCCGCCATGCAATGCCCCGCCGACTTTACCGAGGCCCATCCCGGGGCCGCGGGGTCGTGCGGGCGCATGCTTATCAAGGTAGCGGCAAGCGACACGACATTCGGTATCGCCCAACGGTACCGCCAGGCGACAGGGGCGGACATCTGCCAGATCGCGGTGGCGTTATGGCAAGCCAATCCGCATGCATTCGAGCGCAACGACATGAACCTGCTGAAGCGGGGAAGCGAGGTCGAACTGCCGGACGGCGCAACGATACGCGCGATCGATCCCGAAGCGGCGCGCAGGACTTGCGGCGCGCATATCGATCCCTCCGGGCAGCAGCGTAAAGGCACAGAAGGCATGACGATCCGGCAAAGCTTCGAAGAGCAGCGTGATCTGCAGGCGGGCGATCGGGAACTGGTGTACTTCGGCGATACGCTGGGGCAGATCGCCAAGCGCTTGCAGATTCCCGGAGCCACACAGCATCAGAAATTGGTCGCTATCGCCAAAGCCAATGCGGACGCCTTCAGCCGGGGGAATATGAACGACCTGAGGACCGGCGTCGTGTTGCGCATGCCGGATGTCGACGAGGTCCACGCCATCGATGATGGGGCATCGCAAGGCGGCGACCTGCCTGGGTGACGCAGCGGGCGGCGGTGCCTTATTTGCCGATGCAGAAGCGAGAGAA
Above is a genomic segment from Bordetella genomosp. 11 containing:
- a CDS encoding FimV/HubP family polar landmark protein, coding for MQCPADFTEAHPGAAGSCGRMLIKVAASDTTFGIAQRYRQATGADICQIAVALWQANPHAFERNDMNLLKRGSEVELPDGATIRAIDPEAARRTCGAHIDPSGQQRKGTEGMTIRQSFEEQRDLQAGDRELVYFGDTLGQIAKRLQIPGATQHQKLVAIAKANADAFSRGNMNDLRTGVVLRMPDVDEVHAIDDGASQGGDLPG